A genomic stretch from Halorubrum sp. BV1 includes:
- a CDS encoding carbon starvation protein A, which produces MTSVIWIVVAVLGTFTVGYMGYSRYLSRFVDLDDSRETPAHKYEDGQEYVPAKKPVLLGHHFSSIAGGAPIVGPITAGAIWGWVPALLWVAIGNPLMGAVHDFISLSSSIRHEGRSIGYIVGQYVGERGKDLLLWFAFLTIILVVAVFALVVGIVFNAYPQVTTASFVYILLALAFGVYLYQLNGPFIPGTILFVAGVFAGVWLGIQYPVALFELAGDASHPAGTFVLFSGTGSWVPGAAALGGNTAAWIPIIMVYGAVASALPVWVLLQPRDYLSSFLLYAGVGGGVIAIIVGTILGTSAQPLVIDSSIGAFEGFWGVEAAGLYPLFPLLFITIACGTISGFHSLVSSGTTSKQLNKESDARLIGYGGMLGEGLLAALALSTLAIAGVTSGGGIGRALPNFADGGGIILTSLGIPETLGAVFMALVLVSFLLTSTDTAVRLGRYMMEEIVGMDDGMTVSGLSPNLGSIARGRYTNPLFQIGIGYLLVISGEWATLWALFGGANQLLAALALLTATVWLANWDESKQLISTGVPMAVMVAITVLGLTWLAIYQNLYTNLIGGGAETVGAQISSATQMILAFVLIGLALSLVKIGLGNIRSVRGGGDAPAAEPSDD; this is translated from the coding sequence ATGACAAGTGTAATCTGGATCGTAGTTGCCGTGCTCGGCACGTTCACCGTCGGGTATATGGGATACTCGCGGTACCTCTCGCGGTTCGTCGACCTTGACGACAGCCGAGAGACGCCGGCACACAAGTACGAAGACGGACAGGAGTACGTACCGGCGAAAAAGCCGGTACTACTGGGGCATCACTTTTCGAGTATCGCGGGCGGCGCGCCGATCGTCGGTCCGATCACGGCGGGAGCCATCTGGGGATGGGTCCCGGCGCTTCTGTGGGTGGCCATCGGAAACCCGCTTATGGGGGCGGTTCACGACTTCATCTCGCTGTCGAGCTCGATCCGACACGAGGGTCGGTCGATCGGATACATCGTCGGCCAGTACGTCGGCGAGCGCGGGAAGGACCTGCTCCTGTGGTTCGCGTTCCTCACGATCATCCTCGTCGTGGCGGTGTTCGCGCTCGTGGTCGGGATCGTGTTCAACGCGTACCCGCAGGTGACGACCGCGAGCTTCGTGTACATCCTCTTGGCGTTGGCGTTCGGGGTGTACCTCTACCAGCTCAACGGTCCGTTCATCCCGGGAACGATCCTCTTCGTCGCCGGCGTGTTCGCCGGCGTCTGGCTCGGCATTCAGTACCCGGTCGCGCTGTTCGAACTGGCCGGCGACGCCAGTCACCCGGCCGGCACCTTCGTGCTGTTCAGTGGCACCGGAAGCTGGGTCCCCGGCGCAGCGGCGCTCGGCGGTAACACCGCGGCGTGGATCCCGATAATCATGGTGTACGGCGCGGTCGCGAGTGCGCTCCCGGTGTGGGTGCTTCTCCAACCGCGAGATTACCTCTCATCGTTCCTGCTGTACGCGGGTGTCGGTGGTGGAGTCATTGCGATCATCGTCGGCACGATCCTCGGAACGTCCGCACAGCCGCTCGTCATCGATTCGTCGATCGGCGCGTTCGAGGGCTTCTGGGGCGTCGAAGCGGCGGGGCTGTATCCGCTGTTCCCGCTGCTTTTCATCACGATCGCCTGCGGGACGATAAGCGGGTTCCACTCGCTCGTCTCTTCGGGAACCACCTCGAAACAGCTGAACAAGGAGAGCGACGCCCGCCTCATCGGCTACGGTGGGATGCTCGGCGAGGGATTACTCGCAGCGCTGGCACTCTCGACGCTGGCGATCGCTGGGGTCACCTCCGGCGGCGGTATCGGCCGTGCACTCCCGAACTTCGCCGACGGTGGCGGGATCATCCTCACGAGCCTCGGGATTCCGGAGACGCTCGGTGCCGTGTTCATGGCGCTCGTCCTGGTGAGCTTCCTTCTCACCTCGACCGACACCGCGGTCCGGCTGGGTCGGTACATGATGGAGGAGATCGTTGGCATGGACGACGGGATGACCGTAAGCGGGCTTTCACCGAACCTCGGCTCGATCGCCCGCGGTCGGTACACCAACCCGCTCTTCCAGATCGGCATCGGCTACCTGCTCGTCATCTCCGGCGAGTGGGCGACGCTGTGGGCGCTGTTCGGCGGTGCGAACCAGTTGCTCGCGGCGCTCGCCCTGTTGACGGCCACCGTCTGGCTCGCCAACTGGGACGAGTCCAAGCAACTGATCTCTACGGGCGTCCCGATGGCGGTGATGGTGGCTATCACCGTGCTCGGCCTCACATGGCTGGCGATCTACCAGAACCTCTATACGAACCTGATCGGCGGCGGCGCGGAGACCGTCGGCGCGCAGATCTCGTCTGCGACGCAGATGATCCTCGCGTTCGTGCTGATCGGGCTCGCGCTGTCGCTCGTGAAGATCGGCCTCGGCAACATTCGGTCGGTCCGCGGGGGCGGTGACGCGCCCGCGGCCGAACCGAGCGACGACTGA